Proteins from a genomic interval of Lolium perenne isolate Kyuss_39 chromosome 1, Kyuss_2.0, whole genome shotgun sequence:
- the LOC127320864 gene encoding pentatricopeptide repeat-containing protein At1g31790: protein MARCSIAKPLGGTTTAAPHRCGQLPTSAAASPTITTRTRRLSAISKPPKPPSPPLFPRPKLPIPTTSNDAPTNSKQDNSKELSMNTVSCRSSSGAGDVLRLMDVLCVAPGEDVYISLLKDSVDASEVAAVHAHIKRAAFPLPLPLANRLLLTYASRGDTAAARKVFDEMPVKNGIAWATMVSAYSDGSLHNEAIRLFSCMRHEELAADLRDCSIVAVLRSCARLGELSFGEQVHALAIKAERVCGDTGSSLLQLYCESNRHASARQVLETMMRCSSREQPVPEAAWTSFMTACHRDGLLDEAFHVFRDMVSSGDARSGFSLSTILAVCAGSEKHGCFGQQVHADAVKHGVETNQFVVSGLVHMYANHGRLADAARAFEAVGGEPDAVCWNAMAMGYARGGWYREAARMMYQMKAAGIDPPGVNVVRMACSR, encoded by the coding sequence atgGCGCGTTGCTCCATCGCGAAGCCGCTCGGCGGCACCACCACCGCGGCTCCTCACCGCTGCGGGCAGCTGCCCactagcgccgccgcctccccgacCATCACAACAAGAACGCGGCGGTTGTCGGCCATATCGAAACCGCCTAAACCACCGTCACCGCCTCTCTTCCCGCGCCCAAAGCTCCCCATACCCACCACCTCCAATGACGCCCCCACCAACAGCAAGCAAGACAACAGCAAAGAACTATCGATGAATACAGTGTCCTGTCGGTCGTCCTCCGGCGCCGGCGACGTGCTCCGCCTGATGGACGTGCTCTGCGTCGCGCCCGGCGAGGACGTCTACATCTCCCTCCTCAAGGATTCCGTCGACGCCTCCGAGGTGGCCGCAGTGCACGCCCACATCAAACGCGCTGCGTTTCCCCTCCCCCTGCCGCTAGCAAACCGGCTGCTGCTCACGTACGCGAGCCGTGGGGACACAGCGGCCGCCCGCAAGGTGTTTGACGAAATGCCCGTCAAGAACGGCATCGCGTGGGCAACCATGGTATCGGCCTACTCCGACGGATCCCTTCATAACGAAGCGATAAGGCTCTTCTCCTGCATGCGTCACGAAGAGCTCGCTGCTGATTTGCGCGATTGTTCCATCGTAGCGGTGCTGCGGTCATGCGCTCGGTTGGGCGAACTAAGCTTTGGGGAGCAGGTGCATGCGCTCGCCATCAAGGCAGAGAGGGTGTGCGGCGATACCGGTAGTTCGCTGCTGCAGTTGTACTGCGAGAGTAACCGGCATGCCAGCGCGCGGCAGGTGCTTGAGACGATGATGAGGTGTTCTTCCCGGGAGCAGCCGGTGCCCGAGGCAGCCTGGACCAGCTTCATGACAGCTTGCCACCGAGACGGCTTGCTGGACGAGGCCTTCCACGTCTTCAGGGACATGGTGTCCTCCGGTGATGCCAGGAGCGGTTTCTCCCTGTCGACCATCCTCGCGGTGTGCGCAGGATCAGAGAAGCACGGGTGCTTCGGACAGCAAGTGCACGCCGACGCCGTCAAGCATGGCGTGGAGACAAACCAGTTCGTCGTTTCTGGGTTGGTCCACATGTATGCCAACCATGGGAGGCTTGCCGATGCAGCAAGGGCGTTCGAGGCAGTCGGCGGCGAGCCTGATGCGGTGTGCTGGAACGCCATGGCCATGGGGTATGCCCGTGGCGGATGGTATAGAGAGGCCGCCAGAATGATGTACCAGATGAAAGCTGCTGGAATTGATCCTCCTGGAGTAAATGTGGTCAGGATGGCCTGCTCCAGATGA